A window of the Chloroflexus sp. Y-396-1 genome harbors these coding sequences:
- a CDS encoding rhomboid family intramembrane serine protease produces the protein MTRPPDESNEIEEFLRRAEREFGRRPDLPDEPPSPPPRPSPPRPFVTQSLLWAIGVIYVLSCVLSGSLFQPDFPVLMVLGAKVNERIANGEMWRLLTAVFLHANLIHVFFNGYALSVLGPETERFYGHARFLALYLLSGLGGSIASYALSPAPAVGASGAIFGLIGGLGIFYYLNRQALGEFGRNQVRSIAAIAFINLLIGFAAQGVIDNWGHLGGLLSGLIIGIALSPRLTIDLRFFPPILIRHFPAQSWLWMLAIALVMIVLVRLITPA, from the coding sequence ATGACTCGTCCTCCTGATGAATCCAATGAGATTGAAGAGTTTTTGCGTCGGGCTGAACGTGAATTTGGCCGGCGCCCTGACTTGCCGGATGAACCACCATCACCGCCACCACGGCCATCGCCACCACGTCCTTTTGTTACACAGAGTCTGTTGTGGGCAATTGGGGTTATTTACGTCTTGAGTTGTGTGTTGAGTGGATCACTCTTCCAACCAGACTTTCCGGTGCTTATGGTGTTGGGTGCAAAGGTCAACGAGCGGATTGCCAATGGTGAAATGTGGCGTCTGCTCACTGCCGTCTTTCTGCACGCAAATCTCATCCATGTTTTCTTCAACGGTTATGCACTCTCGGTTTTAGGCCCAGAGACGGAACGCTTTTATGGCCACGCCCGTTTTTTGGCGCTCTACCTGCTGAGTGGGCTGGGAGGGAGTATCGCTTCATACGCGCTCTCACCGGCGCCGGCTGTTGGCGCAAGTGGGGCTATTTTTGGATTGATCGGCGGCCTCGGTATCTTCTACTATCTCAATCGGCAGGCATTGGGCGAGTTTGGTCGGAATCAGGTGCGTAGTATCGCGGCGATTGCTTTTATCAATCTACTTATTGGTTTTGCCGCTCAGGGAGTTATCGACAATTGGGGGCATTTGGGTGGTTTGCTCAGCGGGTTGATAATCGGAATTGCGCTGTCCCCCCGACTTACCATTGATTTGCGCTTTTTTCCACCGATTCTGATACGGCATTTTCCTGCCCAGAGCTGGCTGTGGATGCTGGCGATTGCGTTGGTAATGATTGTATTGGTGCGCCTGATAACACCAGCTTAA
- the murD gene encoding UDP-N-acetylmuramoyl-L-alanine--D-glutamate ligase — protein sequence MERLAGKRVVVMGLGVHGGGLGVARWLLRQGAEIIVTDLASPEALADPIARLNAFAGELGVSVSYTLGEHRAEDIRAADMLVVNPAVRPDSPWLALARSCGVKIETEMTLFFRACPAPILGVTGTKGKTTTTLLLAAMIRQRYPDTVVAGNLRVSALEAIEQIRPQTPVVLELSSFQLARLGEAGLSPPYALLTNLGIDHLNWHGSLAAYANAKRQIMAHQGEDGIAVLPPEQAQAWGYGRRGVVSFSLTDPTADATVDAAGYARYHDVILFHRSDLRLPGVHNLANALAAAALAYRFGIEPAAIATALHEMTGVEHRLELIATIDEVRYINDTTATNPTATAAALATVDGPIVLIAGGADKELDLAALADTIISGAAAVVLLDGSATPTLQALLRARRPDLPLAGPFTDLSTAVAVARSFAQPGSAVLLSPGCASFGMFRNEFHRGEAFRQIVRQLAAVRAGEQMYDSSS from the coding sequence ATGGAGAGGTTGGCTGGAAAGCGGGTAGTTGTGATGGGATTGGGCGTTCATGGTGGTGGCCTGGGGGTGGCGCGCTGGTTGTTGCGTCAGGGCGCCGAGATCATTGTCACCGACCTTGCCTCACCAGAGGCATTGGCCGATCCGATAGCCCGTCTCAATGCGTTTGCCGGCGAGCTAGGGGTATCCGTTAGCTATACGCTCGGCGAACATCGCGCCGAAGATATTCGTGCGGCTGATATGTTGGTCGTGAATCCGGCAGTTCGCCCTGATTCGCCCTGGCTGGCATTGGCGCGTTCGTGTGGGGTAAAGATTGAAACGGAAATGACCCTCTTCTTTCGCGCCTGCCCCGCTCCGATCCTGGGAGTGACCGGAACGAAGGGTAAGACGACTACCACGCTGTTGCTGGCAGCTATGATCCGGCAACGTTACCCCGATACCGTTGTGGCCGGTAATCTCCGTGTCTCAGCACTAGAAGCGATCGAGCAGATCAGGCCGCAAACCCCGGTTGTTCTGGAATTAAGCAGTTTTCAATTAGCACGCCTGGGTGAAGCCGGTCTAAGCCCACCGTATGCACTACTTACCAATCTGGGCATTGATCATCTCAACTGGCACGGTTCGTTGGCAGCGTATGCAAATGCCAAACGTCAGATCATGGCGCACCAGGGAGAAGATGGTATTGCGGTCTTGCCACCAGAGCAGGCGCAAGCCTGGGGTTATGGCCGTCGAGGGGTGGTCAGTTTCAGCCTCACCGACCCGACAGCCGATGCTACGGTTGACGCCGCTGGCTATGCGCGCTACCACGATGTGATCCTCTTTCATCGATCTGATCTACGGCTGCCTGGTGTCCACAATCTCGCCAATGCGCTGGCAGCAGCGGCACTGGCGTATCGGTTTGGGATCGAACCGGCAGCGATCGCGACAGCACTGCACGAGATGACGGGAGTTGAACATCGTTTGGAACTGATTGCTACAATTGATGAAGTGCGGTACATCAACGATACAACCGCGACCAATCCGACTGCAACGGCGGCAGCGTTAGCAACGGTGGACGGGCCAATTGTCTTGATTGCTGGTGGTGCAGATAAAGAACTCGATTTGGCCGCGCTGGCCGATACAATTATCAGCGGTGCAGCAGCGGTAGTGTTGCTCGATGGCAGTGCAACACCGACATTACAAGCGTTATTACGCGCCCGAAGGCCAGATTTGCCACTCGCCGGCCCCTTTACCGATCTGTCCACTGCGGTAGCCGTGGCCCGGTCGTTTGCACAACCCGGTAGTGCGGTTTTGCTCTCGCCCGGATGTGCCAGTTTTGGCATGTTTCGGAATGAATTTCATCGCGGTGAAGCATTTCGTCAGATTGTGCGTCAATTGGCTGCCGTGCGTGCCGGGGAGCAAATGTATGACTCGTCCTCCTGA
- the mraY gene encoding phospho-N-acetylmuramoyl-pentapeptide-transferase, whose amino-acid sequence MSVLRSVLVQDMARALLLAAAAFVLTLIIGGWWVRFARRHNLGKRIRPDGPQSHLVKVGTPTMGGIMIVSTVLILTVLFNLVDRWSMLLPLGVMVSFAVLGAIDDWLSLTGSRSKTHGFTVRFKFWIMMAVAFVASLALYLPQPYGLEHEGLVQIPFVGEVNIGLWFIPIAVLIIVFISNAVNITDGLDSLAGWNLTLSFGAYGVITFLAEPRLTNLMAFCFTVVGACAAFLWYNAYPAQVFMGDLGALSLGATLAVVALQSQQWLLLPVIGVVFVIEALSTMIQTAYFKWTKWRYGEGRRIFKMAPLHHHFELLGWSQPQVTQRFVLIGTVAAMVGISLALIFGSPQTGAQVDLPTITVIEGDGSR is encoded by the coding sequence GTGAGCGTCCTTCGTTCAGTACTGGTTCAGGACATGGCGCGTGCGTTGTTGCTGGCTGCCGCAGCGTTTGTTCTGACCTTAATTATCGGTGGATGGTGGGTACGTTTTGCGCGCAGGCATAACTTGGGAAAGCGCATTCGTCCTGATGGCCCGCAAAGCCACTTGGTGAAAGTAGGCACCCCAACGATGGGTGGGATTATGATTGTGAGTACCGTGTTGATATTAACGGTACTTTTCAATCTCGTTGATCGCTGGTCAATGCTGCTCCCCCTAGGTGTGATGGTCAGTTTCGCTGTCCTAGGGGCTATCGATGACTGGCTTTCCTTAACCGGTTCACGTTCAAAAACCCACGGTTTTACGGTACGATTTAAATTTTGGATCATGATGGCGGTGGCGTTTGTTGCCAGTCTGGCGCTCTATCTACCCCAACCCTACGGTCTCGAACACGAGGGGTTAGTACAGATACCGTTCGTCGGTGAAGTGAATATTGGTCTCTGGTTTATTCCAATTGCAGTGTTGATCATTGTCTTCATCTCGAATGCTGTGAACATCACCGATGGTCTCGATAGCCTGGCCGGCTGGAATTTGACGCTTTCCTTCGGAGCGTATGGGGTCATTACCTTTCTAGCCGAGCCACGTCTGACAAATCTGATGGCGTTTTGCTTTACCGTCGTGGGAGCGTGTGCAGCCTTTCTCTGGTACAACGCTTATCCAGCCCAGGTCTTTATGGGTGATCTCGGCGCCCTGTCTTTAGGAGCAACTCTGGCCGTGGTTGCGTTGCAGTCGCAGCAATGGCTGCTCTTACCGGTTATCGGTGTTGTGTTCGTAATCGAAGCACTCTCGACGATGATCCAGACTGCTTATTTCAAATGGACGAAGTGGCGCTACGGCGAGGGGCGCCGTATCTTTAAGATGGCTCCCTTACATCACCATTTTGAGCTACTCGGCTGGAGCCAGCCGCAGGTGACACAGCGCTTTGTGTTGATCGGTACGGTGGCGGCAATGGTTGGCATTTCACTGGCACTGATTTTTGGGTCGCCGCAGACGGGAGCACAAGTTGACTTACCGACGATAACAGTTATTGAGGGTGATGGGAGTCGGTAA
- the murF gene encoding UDP-N-acetylmuramoyl-tripeptide--D-alanyl-D-alanine ligase, which yields MISLDNLLYGVQPRTTRQVITLPPPWANRMIGLVVTDSREVTPGSLFVALTGERTDGHRFLPDVVARGAAAALVSPVKLAALAPDLSAVARPWQLVEPTQAAILATVPPDACLLIAVDDPLFALQRVAVYHRRMFTPTVIGITGSVGKTSTKEVVAAVLSQRFRTLKSQRSFNSEVTLPATLLGLTADHQVAVLEMGMWAAGEIRFLASLARPQIGIVTNVGPSHLERLGSIEAIANAKAELPESLPADGWCILNADDPRVKAMATRTAARVLTYGYADQADVRLLKVESYGLHGIGLAVEYNGQQHWLRTPLIGRHHAYTVLAAIATALVLGLDWEAIAAGLREPGEQLRLRVVRGRHGVTIIDDTYNAAPLSTIAALQVLAETEGRRIAVLGEMLELGAASEEGHQQVGAAAATTADLLIAVGRQAQIVADAARRAGMPAEQVKICPDNEAAIRLLNQLIQAGDCLLVKGSRGVQMETIVVALTRTES from the coding sequence GTGATCAGTCTCGACAATCTATTGTATGGGGTGCAACCTCGCACGACACGACAAGTAATAACGCTACCGCCACCTTGGGCCAATCGTATGATTGGGCTGGTCGTAACCGATTCGCGCGAGGTTACGCCGGGATCGCTCTTCGTCGCATTGACCGGCGAACGTACCGATGGACATCGTTTCTTACCCGATGTGGTGGCGCGAGGTGCGGCTGCGGCCCTAGTCTCGCCGGTAAAGCTGGCAGCGCTGGCTCCCGATCTGAGTGCTGTGGCCAGGCCATGGCAATTGGTCGAACCAACACAGGCTGCTATTCTGGCGACAGTGCCGCCCGATGCTTGCCTCCTCATCGCCGTAGACGATCCACTCTTTGCATTACAGCGGGTGGCCGTCTACCATCGACGGATGTTCACGCCGACGGTGATCGGGATCACCGGAAGCGTGGGCAAGACCTCAACGAAAGAGGTCGTCGCGGCTGTGCTTAGCCAGCGCTTCCGCACCTTAAAAAGTCAACGCAGTTTCAATAGTGAGGTGACGTTACCGGCAACTTTACTTGGGCTGACTGCCGACCATCAAGTGGCAGTGCTCGAGATGGGGATGTGGGCAGCGGGTGAGATTCGCTTTCTGGCGAGTCTCGCCCGTCCTCAGATTGGAATAGTCACGAACGTGGGACCTTCACACCTGGAACGGTTGGGCAGCATTGAGGCAATTGCCAACGCCAAAGCAGAGTTGCCCGAGTCGTTACCTGCCGATGGTTGGTGTATTCTCAACGCTGACGATCCGCGGGTGAAGGCAATGGCGACCCGTACCGCAGCCAGGGTGCTGACATATGGTTATGCCGATCAAGCTGATGTACGTTTGCTGAAGGTGGAAAGCTACGGTCTCCACGGGATTGGGCTAGCGGTTGAGTACAATGGGCAACAGCATTGGCTCCGAACACCGTTGATCGGGCGTCATCATGCATACACTGTACTGGCTGCAATCGCCACTGCGTTGGTGCTCGGTCTGGATTGGGAAGCGATTGCGGCTGGATTGCGCGAACCTGGCGAACAGTTGCGTTTGCGCGTAGTTCGTGGCCGACACGGAGTGACGATCATCGATGACACCTACAATGCTGCACCCCTCTCGACCATTGCCGCTCTTCAGGTATTGGCCGAAACTGAGGGACGGCGCATTGCGGTTCTGGGTGAGATGCTTGAACTCGGGGCAGCCAGTGAGGAAGGTCATCAGCAGGTCGGCGCCGCCGCTGCAACGACTGCCGATCTTCTCATTGCCGTCGGTCGCCAGGCGCAAATAGTGGCCGATGCTGCACGTCGAGCCGGAATGCCTGCGGAGCAGGTAAAGATATGTCCTGATAACGAAGCAGCTATCAGGTTGTTGAATCAACTCATTCAAGCCGGTGATTGTCTACTGGTCAAGGGGTCGCGCGGCGTGCAGATGGAGACCATCGTCGTTGCGTTGACGCGCACAGAATCGTAG
- a CDS encoding penicillin-binding protein 2, protein MASTTRRTTIPASAKTTAAVPLLRGLPRWRLQVLLLSCVLISTIIGIRLVDLQVVRSQDLARKARLEIETPTLLAPRRGQITDASGTVLAMDVERQSLFAVPSQVPAERKAEIALLIAKLTNVPAEQILSALRSDRQWVRLTRWLDPDVAAQVAELKLPGLRLVYEPMRFYPQGFTAAQVVGALNLNGEGVSGIEAYYDTALRGTEGRIEGEFDPARNPMATSLARVLPPQDGANLQLTIDPFIQQIAERELQQAVQEQQADGGTIIVLDPLTGAILAMTSWPFFDPNRWQEYPPEVYGRNPAIGTVYEPGSTFKIITAAAALSSGVVTTTTTVDDTGWLVRYGQPLRNFDATPRGPLTLAGMLYYSSNVAALQFNELVGPESYYRTLTRFGFGQPTGVDLAGEESGIVNFYGSSGYNPLTFLINAYGQGISVTPLQLVQAAAAIANDGVMMRPYVVQQVCRGKECVRTEPQVVGKPIEASIAQAVREMMVDAANHYAPVIWGPRTGSWRDQWLVPGYRVGAKTGTASIPLPGGGYDPSYTIGSVLGIAPVDEPRFVVLVKIDRPKKDTLGVLTAIPVYYNLVDQLLRYAHIPPDRSLVSPGQP, encoded by the coding sequence ATGGCCAGTACAACGCGCCGGACAACCATTCCTGCCTCAGCCAAGACTACCGCAGCGGTCCCTTTGCTACGGGGACTACCACGCTGGCGTTTGCAGGTGCTCTTATTAAGTTGTGTCTTGATCTCAACGATTATTGGGATTCGCCTGGTTGATCTGCAAGTAGTACGCAGCCAGGACCTGGCGCGTAAAGCACGGCTAGAGATCGAGACGCCAACGCTGCTAGCACCACGTCGTGGTCAGATTACCGATGCTAGCGGCACGGTGCTGGCGATGGATGTTGAACGGCAGAGTCTATTTGCCGTACCGTCGCAGGTACCGGCAGAGCGCAAAGCCGAGATTGCGTTGTTAATTGCCAAACTGACCAACGTGCCAGCAGAGCAGATTTTGTCGGCGTTGCGTTCTGATCGGCAGTGGGTGCGTCTGACCCGTTGGCTCGATCCTGACGTGGCAGCACAAGTTGCTGAGCTTAAGCTGCCTGGTCTCCGGCTGGTGTACGAGCCGATGCGCTTTTATCCGCAAGGGTTCACTGCTGCACAGGTAGTCGGTGCACTGAATTTGAACGGTGAAGGAGTGAGTGGGATCGAGGCCTATTACGATACCGCTCTACGTGGTACAGAGGGGCGGATCGAAGGTGAATTCGACCCGGCTCGTAATCCGATGGCAACCAGCCTCGCACGAGTACTTCCACCCCAAGATGGTGCGAATTTGCAGCTCACTATCGATCCGTTTATTCAGCAGATAGCCGAACGAGAGTTACAGCAGGCAGTGCAAGAGCAGCAAGCCGACGGCGGTACGATCATCGTCCTCGATCCGCTCACCGGCGCGATCCTGGCGATGACGAGTTGGCCGTTCTTCGATCCGAATCGCTGGCAAGAGTATCCGCCCGAGGTCTATGGGCGTAATCCGGCGATTGGTACCGTGTACGAACCGGGTAGTACGTTCAAGATTATCACCGCTGCGGCTGCACTCAGTTCTGGGGTGGTGACGACAACAACAACGGTTGATGATACAGGCTGGCTGGTTCGGTATGGACAACCATTACGTAATTTCGATGCTACACCACGCGGCCCACTAACCTTGGCCGGGATGCTCTACTATTCGAGCAATGTGGCGGCATTGCAATTTAATGAGCTGGTTGGGCCAGAGTCATATTATCGTACCCTGACTCGCTTCGGTTTTGGGCAACCAACGGGGGTTGATCTGGCCGGTGAAGAGAGTGGTATTGTCAATTTTTATGGCAGTTCTGGCTATAATCCGCTCACATTTTTAATTAACGCCTATGGTCAGGGAATTTCAGTAACACCTTTACAGTTGGTACAAGCCGCAGCAGCGATTGCCAACGATGGGGTCATGATGCGACCTTATGTTGTTCAGCAGGTGTGTCGCGGCAAGGAGTGTGTACGAACCGAGCCTCAGGTGGTGGGTAAACCAATCGAGGCATCGATTGCCCAGGCTGTACGTGAGATGATGGTTGATGCGGCTAATCATTATGCCCCGGTAATTTGGGGACCACGTACCGGGAGCTGGCGTGACCAGTGGCTTGTTCCCGGCTATCGTGTAGGTGCCAAAACCGGTACTGCATCAATTCCTTTACCCGGTGGCGGGTACGATCCATCGTACACCATCGGTTCTGTATTGGGGATTGCACCGGTCGATGAGCCTCGGTTTGTCGTGCTGGTGAAGATTGATCGCCCTAAGAAGGATACACTTGGTGTGCTGACCGCAATACCGGTGTATTACAACCTTGTCGATCAGTTGCTACGTTACGCGCATATCCCACCGGATCGTAGTCTGGTTAGTCCGGGGCAACCGTAA
- the rsmH gene encoding 16S rRNA (cytosine(1402)-N(4))-methyltransferase RsmH: MVMTFQHTPVLMAEVIAALAPRPGGCYLDATVGGGGHALAILQAAQPGGRLLGIDTDPAALAATTDRLTTAGLHEQAVLCHGSFADLVTIATSAGFTAFDGILFDLGVSSYQLDTPERGFSFAADGPLDMRLDPTQGPTAADLVNRLSERELADIIFQYGEEHAARRIARAIVEQRRTQPFRRTAELAEVVVRAVGGRHGRIHPATRTFQALRIAVNQELDRLKQALPQALELLASGGRLAVISFHSLEDRIVKQFLRAEATGAAPRLTILTKKPVVPSATEVARNPRARSAKLRVAARIAA; this comes from the coding sequence ATGGTGATGACCTTCCAGCACACACCGGTCCTCATGGCTGAGGTTATAGCGGCACTGGCTCCCCGTCCTGGTGGTTGCTATCTTGATGCAACGGTTGGTGGTGGTGGGCATGCACTGGCGATTTTGCAGGCGGCTCAGCCCGGTGGCAGATTACTAGGGATCGACACCGATCCGGCTGCGCTGGCGGCAACGACTGATCGCTTAACGACTGCCGGATTACACGAACAGGCGGTATTGTGTCATGGCTCTTTTGCCGATCTCGTCACTATCGCAACGTCCGCCGGTTTTACCGCCTTCGATGGCATTCTGTTCGATCTAGGGGTATCGTCGTACCAACTCGATACACCGGAACGCGGTTTTTCGTTTGCGGCTGATGGCCCGCTCGATATGCGCCTTGATCCAACGCAAGGGCCAACGGCTGCCGATCTGGTAAATCGGTTAAGCGAGCGTGAGCTAGCCGACATCATTTTTCAGTATGGTGAAGAGCACGCTGCACGTCGCATTGCCCGGGCGATTGTTGAACAGCGTCGAACGCAACCGTTCCGGCGTACTGCTGAGCTGGCCGAGGTCGTTGTGCGAGCGGTTGGTGGTCGTCACGGTCGGATTCATCCGGCCACCCGAACCTTCCAGGCCCTGCGGATTGCGGTGAATCAGGAACTGGATCGGCTGAAGCAAGCGCTTCCACAGGCCTTAGAGTTGCTTGCTTCTGGTGGTCGGCTAGCTGTGATCAGTTTTCATTCGCTGGAAGATCGCATTGTGAAGCAGTTTTTACGTGCAGAGGCAACCGGTGCCGCACCACGATTGACGATCTTGACGAAGAAACCGGTGGTGCCTTCTGCAACAGAGGTTGCGCGTAACCCGCGAGCGCGCAGCGCGAAACTGCGGGTTGCCGCCCGCATCGCAGCATAG
- the mraZ gene encoding division/cell wall cluster transcriptional repressor MraZ, which produces MFLGSYEHAIDEKGRVAIPARFRAELAGGMVLTRGFDRCLLIFPLPYWSDLTRRVSALSLVDEDARMLRRLLFASASEQEMDRQGRILLPQNLREAGGLTDQALLVGLDAFIEVWAPDRWREVQQRLETQGPHFDEQMRKLGI; this is translated from the coding sequence GTGTTTCTAGGGTCATACGAGCATGCTATCGATGAGAAGGGACGAGTGGCGATCCCTGCCCGTTTTCGCGCCGAACTTGCCGGTGGGATGGTTTTGACCCGTGGCTTTGACCGCTGCTTGCTGATTTTTCCATTGCCTTACTGGAGTGACCTTACCCGACGGGTAAGTGCTCTATCACTGGTTGATGAAGATGCTCGTATGTTGCGTCGGCTGCTCTTTGCCAGTGCTTCAGAACAAGAGATGGATCGCCAAGGGCGAATTTTGTTACCCCAGAACCTGCGCGAAGCCGGTGGGTTGACCGATCAGGCATTGTTGGTTGGACTTGATGCGTTCATCGAGGTGTGGGCGCCCGATCGCTGGCGTGAAGTGCAGCAGCGCCTCGAAACACAAGGGCCACACTTTGATGAACAAATGCGGAAGTTGGGGATTTGA
- the moaC gene encoding cyclic pyranopterin monophosphate synthase MoaC, which produces MSESGSELSHLDASGNAHMVDVSAKAITTREAIARGRVVMQATTLNLILGGGIPKGDVLAVARVAGIMAAKRTADLIPLCHLLNLSHASISFTPDPAGTALEIEATVRCQGQTGVEMEALTAVSVAALTIYDMCKSVDKTMHIDQIRLIAKRGGRSGDWQREEG; this is translated from the coding sequence ATGAGTGAATCAGGTAGTGAATTGAGTCATCTTGACGCCTCTGGGAACGCGCACATGGTTGATGTCAGTGCCAAGGCCATTACCACTCGTGAAGCGATTGCCCGTGGTCGGGTCGTGATGCAGGCAACAACTCTCAATTTAATCCTCGGTGGTGGTATTCCCAAGGGTGATGTACTGGCAGTCGCACGGGTGGCAGGGATCATGGCCGCCAAACGAACTGCCGACCTTATTCCGCTGTGTCATCTCCTCAACCTGAGTCATGCCAGTATCTCCTTTACTCCCGATCCGGCAGGTACTGCCCTGGAGATCGAGGCAACGGTACGTTGCCAGGGCCAGACCGGTGTCGAGATGGAAGCTCTGACAGCAGTAAGCGTTGCAGCACTCACCATCTATGACATGTGCAAATCGGTAGACAAAACGATGCATATCGACCAGATCCGTTTGATCGCCAAACGTGGCGGACGGAGTGGCGACTGGCAGCGGGAAGAAGGGTAA
- a CDS encoding XdhC family protein gives MSTIYELVRDAVRSGQPLATITVLSGELIGAKMAIRPDGQTVGDLGDAELTAQAVKVALPLLTAGETQIVSLSPEVNIFVESFVPPPTLYMVGGVHISIALAALAKIVGFRTVVIDAREAFATEERFAHVDELILAWPDEALAGRLDARSSVAVLTHDPKLDDPALRVALRSPARYIGALGSPKTHARRLERLAAEGFTAEELARIHGPIGLPIGAKTPEEIALSILAEVVQVARRGPNANVQIQKGA, from the coding sequence ATGAGCACGATCTATGAGTTGGTGCGCGATGCAGTGCGGAGTGGCCAACCGCTGGCTACGATAACTGTTCTATCGGGTGAGTTGATCGGCGCCAAGATGGCGATCAGGCCTGATGGGCAAACGGTCGGAGATTTAGGCGATGCAGAGTTGACGGCGCAGGCGGTAAAGGTAGCCTTGCCGCTTTTGACAGCAGGTGAAACGCAGATCGTTTCTCTATCGCCAGAGGTAAATATTTTCGTTGAGAGTTTCGTTCCGCCACCGACGTTGTACATGGTAGGTGGCGTTCATATTAGTATCGCTCTGGCCGCGTTGGCAAAGATCGTCGGATTTCGCACAGTGGTTATCGATGCACGGGAAGCGTTTGCGACTGAAGAGCGTTTTGCCCACGTTGACGAGTTGATCCTGGCTTGGCCCGATGAGGCGCTGGCCGGTAGACTTGATGCGCGCAGTAGTGTCGCTGTGCTCACCCATGATCCCAAGCTCGACGATCCGGCGTTGCGGGTGGCATTGCGTTCACCAGCACGCTACATTGGTGCATTGGGCAGTCCGAAGACCCACGCCCGTCGGCTTGAACGGTTGGCTGCCGAAGGTTTTACTGCGGAAGAACTGGCTCGAATTCACGGCCCAATTGGTCTGCCGATTGGAGCAAAGACGCCTGAAGAAATTGCCCTAAGCATCCTGGCCGAGGTGGTGCAGGTCGCTCGCCGCGGGCCGAATGCAAACGTTCAGATTCAGAAAGGAGCTTGA